From the Paenibacillus sp. FSL H8-0548 genome, one window contains:
- a CDS encoding carbohydrate ABC transporter permease, translated as MRKWKKRLLELISLILSGIVAIPLYMVIVNSLKNQSDAADLKLTLPKDWSGFNNYTEVFRIARIPQAFWITLFITVVSVVLIIIVCAVAAFVIERRDSRLMRLLQHVLIAGMILPGSIITTYYLMQSLHLIRTLTGIVLLYVATNFPFMTYLYISFLRGVPKELDEAAIIDGVGRFKLFFKILFPLLMPVNASVVVLSSMNIWNDFQTPFYFLNTASRFTLSMTIYFFFGQHSSDWNLVFANIVIVSLPVILLYIFVQKYIVSGLTAGAVKG; from the coding sequence ATGCGCAAATGGAAAAAAAGATTACTAGAGCTGATTTCCTTGATTCTAAGCGGAATTGTAGCAATTCCCTTATACATGGTTATTGTGAACTCTCTTAAGAATCAAAGCGATGCAGCAGACCTAAAGTTGACACTTCCTAAAGATTGGTCAGGTTTCAATAATTATACAGAGGTATTTAGAATTGCACGTATTCCACAAGCGTTCTGGATTACGCTGTTTATAACCGTTGTGTCTGTTGTCCTTATTATTATCGTTTGTGCAGTTGCCGCTTTTGTTATTGAACGCAGAGACAGCCGTCTTATGAGACTGTTGCAGCACGTTCTAATAGCGGGAATGATTCTTCCTGGCTCAATTATTACGACCTACTATTTAATGCAATCGCTGCATCTCATTCGTACGCTCACGGGGATTGTTTTACTTTATGTAGCCACCAATTTCCCCTTCATGACTTATTTGTATATTTCATTTCTTCGAGGCGTACCTAAAGAACTTGACGAAGCGGCTATTATTGATGGAGTCGGAAGGTTTAAATTATTTTTCAAAATTCTCTTTCCGTTATTAATGCCAGTCAATGCATCTGTTGTCGTCCTTTCATCCATGAACATCTGGAATGATTTTCAAACGCCGTTTTATTTTCTGAATACGGCAAGTCGATTTACGTTAAGCATGACCATTTATTTCTTCTTTGGTCAACATTCCAGTGACTGGAATTTGGTGTTTGCCAATATTGTGATTGTCTCGTTGCCCGTTATTTTATTGTATATATTCGTCCAAAAATACATTGTTTCAGGTCTTACTGCTGGTGCAGTTAAGGGTTAA
- a CDS encoding sugar ABC transporter permease produces the protein MIKKMYYSYWLLLPGLLIFSVFFIYPNLTGFLYAFTNMDESFKYTRFVGFDNFKSLFQEDDQVIAFKNTFIFAIITTVFKIVLGLLLALLANAKLRTTLFFRSMLFFPVLLSTLAVSLVFSALLHPSRGLLNVFLETLHLDMLAQSWLTDPQIVIFSVSFVEIWKWTGLSMILFLAALQTIPQELKESAMVEGVNSWQMFRHITLPLIMPIVNTNVILSVIGGLKVFDIVYALTGGGPGNSSQVINTIVFKNFAAGRNGEATAANVMLFLIVLVIVLLVNKVLNRKVEG, from the coding sequence ATGATAAAAAAAATGTATTATAGCTACTGGTTGCTGTTGCCTGGCTTGTTGATTTTTAGTGTTTTCTTCATTTATCCGAATCTAACAGGATTTCTATATGCCTTTACGAATATGGACGAAAGTTTTAAATATACTCGGTTTGTTGGATTCGACAATTTCAAATCCTTGTTTCAGGAGGATGATCAGGTTATCGCGTTCAAGAATACATTTATATTCGCCATTATTACGACCGTTTTTAAGATTGTTTTAGGCTTGCTGCTTGCGTTGCTGGCCAATGCTAAGTTAAGGACAACACTCTTTTTTCGATCGATGCTATTTTTCCCAGTTCTTCTAAGTACATTGGCAGTTTCACTTGTATTCAGTGCTTTGCTGCATCCTAGCAGAGGGCTTTTAAATGTGTTTCTGGAAACGCTTCATTTGGATATGCTTGCGCAATCATGGTTGACTGATCCGCAAATAGTTATCTTTTCTGTGAGTTTTGTTGAAATATGGAAGTGGACGGGTCTATCGATGATTCTATTCCTAGCGGCACTACAAACGATCCCTCAGGAATTGAAGGAGTCGGCCATGGTTGAGGGCGTTAATTCCTGGCAAATGTTCAGACATATTACGCTTCCCTTGATCATGCCAATCGTCAATACAAACGTGATTCTCAGTGTAATCGGCGGCTTGAAGGTATTTGATATCGTATATGCCTTGACAGGGGGAGGACCAGGAAATTCATCTCAGGTCATTAACACAATCGTATTTAAGAATTTTGCTGCAGGCAGGAATGGGGAGGCTACGGCAGCAAACGTCATGTTGTTCCTGATTGTCCTGGTGATTGTGCTGCTGGTCAATAAGGTGCTGAACCGGAAGGTAGAAGGGTGA
- a CDS encoding extracellular solute-binding protein: MRKKHFGKVFAAAILALLMVVVTACGSGNNEGSSSSTNNGGSPSASPSTPEESPSAPLEKIKIKGIGHASWFKSGMDEVLIAAAEKTGIELEIEKIPEGMDGVNLVKARFATGDKPDLLFYYAGLGDTQGFGKMSDTFVSQEDQPWITNFDKESWKGIMTALEDGKYYGAPYGGSNTSVVLYNKKVFESLGLQVPTTMDEFWSVSEALKKGGKIPVYLSGKDAWTLQLPVQHAQATPSTTEILAKIDVNQAKFTDWTARKTGLQFLKDVTSRGLTNKDVLSDTYDNAQKALATGEAGMYIMATWVMTDIASKFPDQTADIGAFIMPYQGAEADKSYIFAPNAVFVVKGKNEEAAQKFVNFFESLEAQNIFFGKDGGIPAIKGVTVTSLTPAELEAKAFLDAGRASGDGFSMKYDINAAFPAYLQDIIIGGKTPEQVLEAQQKDYEKAAKAKDDPNFK; the protein is encoded by the coding sequence TTGAGGAAAAAACATTTTGGAAAAGTTTTTGCTGCAGCGATATTAGCTTTGTTGATGGTGGTCGTTACAGCATGTGGCAGTGGGAATAATGAGGGTTCAAGCAGTTCCACAAACAATGGGGGTTCACCAAGTGCTAGTCCATCTACACCTGAAGAAAGCCCAAGTGCACCTTTGGAGAAGATCAAGATCAAAGGGATTGGACATGCTAGCTGGTTTAAAAGCGGTATGGATGAAGTCCTAATCGCAGCAGCTGAGAAAACGGGCATTGAATTAGAAATAGAGAAAATCCCCGAGGGTATGGATGGCGTTAATCTAGTCAAAGCCCGCTTTGCTACTGGAGATAAGCCGGATCTACTGTTCTACTACGCTGGTCTTGGGGATACACAAGGCTTCGGTAAAATGTCCGATACATTCGTTAGCCAAGAGGATCAGCCGTGGATAACTAATTTTGACAAGGAATCTTGGAAGGGCATTATGACAGCTCTTGAAGACGGTAAATATTATGGAGCTCCATATGGCGGTTCTAATACAAGTGTAGTTCTGTATAACAAAAAGGTATTCGAAAGCTTAGGGCTTCAAGTACCCACGACGATGGATGAATTCTGGAGCGTTAGCGAGGCGCTCAAGAAAGGCGGGAAAATTCCGGTATACCTTTCCGGTAAAGATGCATGGACATTGCAATTACCCGTGCAGCATGCACAAGCCACACCTTCAACGACTGAGATTCTCGCTAAAATCGATGTTAATCAAGCAAAATTCACAGATTGGACAGCTCGTAAAACAGGGCTGCAGTTCCTTAAAGATGTGACGTCTAGAGGGCTGACAAACAAGGACGTGCTTTCTGATACTTACGATAATGCACAGAAGGCTTTGGCAACGGGCGAAGCAGGCATGTACATTATGGCGACTTGGGTAATGACCGATATTGCCAGTAAATTCCCGGATCAGACAGCAGACATTGGCGCGTTCATTATGCCTTACCAAGGCGCTGAAGCCGACAAAAGCTATATTTTTGCACCAAATGCCGTCTTTGTGGTCAAAGGTAAAAATGAAGAAGCTGCACAGAAGTTTGTTAACTTCTTCGAATCTCTAGAAGCGCAAAATATTTTCTTCGGCAAAGATGGCGGTATTCCAGCAATTAAGGGTGTAACGGTGACATCATTAACACCAGCGGAGCTTGAAGCCAAAGCCTTTTTGGATGCCGGTAGAGCGAGTGGCGACGGGTTTAGTATGAAATACGATATCAACGCGGCTTTCCCAGCTTATTTGCAGGATATCATTATTGGCGGGAAAACGCCTGAACAAGTGCTAGAAGCACAACAAAAGGATTATGAAAAAGCAGCAAAAGCCAAGGACGATCCGAACTTCAAGTGA
- a CDS encoding family 78 glycoside hydrolase catalytic domain translates to MPSKASYLRCEYLINPLGISTPKPRFSWEIADERRNVKQAAYQILVASDPAKLRPDLADLWDSGKIDSDDTLHIEYGGSVLSSGDGCFWTVYIWTVAAGGMAEKSEADETAEFSIGLLQSEDWKAEWITALEFIEDSPVCLGYMSLETTNPLEQKWVQIDLGQSRKVDGIRMFAAAGRRGLRPEGGEIPPSDGFPMRFKVEVSENADMLDCTLAVDYSEVDVAFESCLTSAFAETSGRYIRLTSLKQTEAAFAGPTYCLKLAELEVLSNGVNIALGCKVSALDSYENVEEGFGTVFLTDGQTAYDPGSRRNLRPSPFFRNEFMIGQPIKRAMIYVTALGLYELYLNGSRVGDHCLAPGFTQYNKRVAVQAFDVTTLLNQGANAIGAILADGWYRSRFRLDGYDQYKNFAEGRYGDAIPRIISQLEIEYTDGSQVTIGTCSDWTYTIDGPYRKTSMYDGIHYDSRQEMPGWSEPAFSGAAAWKLVEVSPVSWALEKSPQTVQPIRRLTEFPSESVKEIGLNVWLYDFGKTVGGVCRVTLQGPAGSRIKLRYIPELKDDASLYTDSLWGAYNNGDVYILNGRGVQTFEASFTFQGFRYIEVTGLNARDQLVDITAIMIADDYAVASNLQTSDRRLNQLWSNIRSTYQACMKSVLVDVVDRDERWPWLGDCFTTHSQSLPYMLDMSSHFPRRITDMADEQSDEGYFYSTAPRMRLISPSAGWSDAAVTTAWSSYLNYGNKRLLEETYPLLLAYCLLLQNRLESGLEPFEYCWNDHLASHMTVRPGATLWKDTGPPCMDKYHYEMLAFLQISQLVQKTARVVGDQDAADKLERFAARLTQEFVGTIVASQEPAVAAQTLYGLLLGYGLVKPVDAAVVLKRMLEAIEQYDGFFTTGTSTTNTLLNALSDNGQHELAFHMAMRSESPSFGHMIDHGATAVWERLDSYVAGLGFNPSAMNGFVHSGFGSIAEWMLQSFGGIRPDEYAPSYKRVRIEPKIAGSIDWVEAAYHSVRGTISCEWSKNEEELHLKVEVPANTSATVIIPTFPQQMVTESGVLAGDAAGVTLVSATESSTEYLVLSGCYSFHSR, encoded by the coding sequence ATGCCCAGTAAAGCCAGTTATTTGCGCTGTGAATATTTGATCAATCCACTCGGGATCAGCACTCCTAAACCCAGATTTTCTTGGGAAATCGCAGATGAAAGAAGAAACGTTAAACAAGCAGCTTATCAAATCCTGGTTGCCTCCGATCCGGCTAAACTAAGGCCGGACTTGGCTGACCTCTGGGATTCCGGGAAAATTGACTCCGATGACACGCTCCATATCGAATATGGTGGGTCAGTGCTGTCTTCAGGAGACGGTTGTTTCTGGACGGTATATATATGGACGGTTGCGGCTGGCGGTATGGCAGAGAAAAGTGAAGCCGATGAGACTGCCGAATTTTCCATAGGGCTCTTGCAGAGTGAAGATTGGAAAGCCGAATGGATTACCGCTTTAGAATTTATCGAGGATTCACCGGTTTGTCTCGGTTATATGTCCTTGGAAACAACGAATCCTTTGGAGCAGAAATGGGTGCAAATTGATCTTGGCCAATCACGCAAGGTCGATGGCATTCGGATGTTTGCTGCAGCCGGAAGGCGGGGGTTACGTCCGGAGGGTGGTGAAATACCTCCGTCCGATGGCTTTCCTATGCGTTTCAAAGTCGAAGTTTCAGAAAATGCGGATATGCTGGACTGTACTCTGGCAGTGGACTATTCTGAAGTGGATGTCGCATTTGAATCGTGTTTAACCTCCGCTTTTGCTGAAACCAGTGGACGTTATATCCGATTGACTTCACTCAAGCAAACGGAAGCTGCATTCGCAGGCCCGACCTACTGTTTGAAGCTGGCAGAATTAGAGGTGCTGAGTAATGGCGTTAATATAGCACTAGGCTGTAAAGTGAGTGCGCTGGATTCCTATGAGAATGTGGAGGAAGGATTCGGAACGGTCTTTCTGACAGATGGGCAGACGGCATATGATCCCGGCAGTCGCCGTAATCTGCGCCCATCTCCGTTTTTTAGAAATGAATTTATGATCGGCCAGCCGATTAAACGGGCTATGATTTATGTCACGGCCCTTGGGCTTTATGAGCTCTATTTGAATGGTTCACGTGTCGGTGACCACTGCCTAGCACCGGGTTTTACCCAGTACAACAAACGGGTCGCTGTGCAGGCATTCGATGTAACCACGTTATTAAATCAAGGCGCTAATGCCATCGGCGCAATATTGGCTGATGGCTGGTACCGCTCACGCTTTCGCCTCGACGGATACGATCAATACAAGAACTTTGCCGAAGGGAGATACGGAGATGCGATTCCGCGAATAATTTCGCAATTGGAGATCGAATATACGGATGGTTCGCAAGTGACGATAGGCACCTGCTCCGACTGGACATATACCATAGACGGCCCCTATCGCAAAACTAGCATGTATGATGGAATCCATTATGATTCCCGGCAAGAGATGCCGGGCTGGTCTGAGCCCGCTTTCTCAGGCGCAGCCGCTTGGAAGCTGGTTGAAGTATCGCCTGTTTCTTGGGCTTTGGAGAAATCACCGCAAACTGTGCAGCCGATCCGCCGTTTAACGGAGTTCCCTTCCGAGTCCGTCAAGGAGATTGGCCTCAACGTTTGGTTATATGACTTCGGCAAAACCGTCGGCGGCGTTTGCCGGGTCACCTTGCAAGGTCCGGCAGGTTCCCGGATCAAGCTGCGCTATATCCCCGAATTGAAGGATGACGCTTCGCTTTATACAGACAGTCTCTGGGGTGCATATAATAATGGTGATGTTTATATTTTGAATGGCCGGGGAGTGCAGACGTTTGAAGCCTCATTTACCTTTCAGGGATTTCGTTATATCGAGGTAACGGGCTTGAATGCACGGGACCAACTGGTAGATATAACCGCTATTATGATTGCGGATGATTATGCGGTGGCATCCAATCTGCAAACCTCGGACAGACGATTGAATCAACTCTGGTCCAATATACGATCGACCTATCAAGCCTGCATGAAAAGTGTGCTTGTTGATGTCGTGGATCGGGACGAGCGCTGGCCTTGGCTGGGCGATTGCTTCACCACCCATTCCCAATCACTCCCTTATATGCTGGATATGTCCTCCCACTTCCCGCGCAGAATCACCGATATGGCCGATGAGCAGAGCGATGAAGGATATTTCTACAGCACGGCCCCGCGGATGAGATTAATCTCTCCTTCGGCCGGCTGGTCCGATGCAGCTGTTACCACGGCATGGTCTTCTTATTTGAATTACGGCAACAAGCGATTGTTGGAGGAGACGTATCCCTTGCTGCTGGCTTATTGTTTGTTGCTGCAAAACCGGCTGGAAAGCGGGCTGGAGCCCTTTGAGTATTGCTGGAATGATCACTTGGCGTCTCACATGACTGTCCGGCCGGGAGCGACCTTATGGAAAGATACCGGACCTCCCTGCATGGACAAATATCATTATGAAATGCTGGCGTTTCTGCAGATCAGTCAACTGGTACAGAAAACCGCACGTGTTGTCGGTGACCAGGATGCTGCCGATAAGCTTGAGCGGTTTGCTGCGAGGCTGACTCAGGAATTTGTTGGTACGATAGTCGCCTCGCAGGAACCAGCTGTGGCTGCTCAAACCCTTTACGGTTTGCTACTTGGTTATGGACTTGTGAAGCCTGTTGATGCAGCCGTTGTCCTGAAAAGGATGCTTGAGGCGATTGAGCAGTATGACGGCTTCTTCACTACGGGTACATCGACTACGAATACTCTGTTAAATGCCCTTTCTGACAACGGGCAGCATGAGTTGGCTTTCCATATGGCCATGCGGTCGGAGTCGCCGTCTTTTGGTCATATGATTGATCACGGGGCCACCGCGGTTTGGGAGCGCCTCGACTCCTATGTTGCCGGATTAGGCTTTAACCCCAGCGCGATGAACGGCTTTGTTCATTCCGGTTTCGGCTCCATTGCCGAGTGGATGCTGCAAAGCTTCGGCGGCATTCGTCCGGATGAATACGCACCCTCGTATAAGCGGGTCCGAATTGAGCCGAAGATCGCCGGCTCAATCGACTGGGTGGAGGCTGCTTACCACTCAGTTCGAGGAACTATTTCTTGTGAATGGAGCAAGAATGAGGAGGAGTTGCACTTAAAGGTTGAGGTGCCGGCCAACACATCGGCTACAGTTATTATTCCGACCTTCCCACAGCAAATGGTTACAGAGAGCGGAGTATTAGCTGGCGATGCAGCGGGAGTCACACTCGTCTCAGCGACAGAAAGTTCCACAGAATATCTCGTTTTATCCGGATGTTATTCGTTTCATTCGCGGTGA